The proteins below come from a single Aegilops tauschii subsp. strangulata cultivar AL8/78 chromosome 6, Aet v6.0, whole genome shotgun sequence genomic window:
- the LOC109737812 gene encoding uncharacterized protein, producing MGCNSRENKAAPEQKITTLSSKKKCFACKETSHNLDQCRIKDKLGTAAQLFGHSTRFPFYMIQPSKEVVENEKFYYHCLLITSNACNLDPAAVKIELNKFWKLTDDWYIKREGRQNFVASFNSEDDLLSCLNPPNIETFLDEKEVNFTVARWDEGDGEKLDLIREWLLVYGVPGAYRNWKELYQVASAVGVLLEVDEESLESGDKEPIRLRIALGSLVGAPFSYHFVFGWSSRLVKFMIEDKARRIEGQWKEVEERKVSVMKEYADIREEGIEVPPETPNKRMDLEGTGIDFAGNYSLDFGTCSRKECKELKTTERNGNIMKEYADIREEGIEVPAETLNEGMDLEGTEVDFAGNYSLDFRSCSGKECKEELKTTEGNGSVMMEYADIREEGIEVPAETLNEGMDLEGTGVDFTCNYSLDFRSCSGKECKEEPKITEGNGSVMMEYADIREEGIEVPPETLNKGMDLEGTGVDFAGNYSLDFGSCPGKECKEELKTTERNGSVMKEYADIREEGIEVPLETLNKGMDLEGTGVDFAGNYSLDFGSCLGKECKEEPKTTETGTLLEVAKFIPELRADEEIEENSISAMAATTTNSKKAAEGGQSPSESSARGDHMSGLEDCSDKKHQKKLMACDMATFLQVSKFTEEFKTDGEIKENNASAIVGTRTNSEGATEDIPKAIEDMATLLQASKFTEELRTDREIKENNASAILGTRTNSERATEDITKATEDMATSLQVSKFTEELRTNGEIKENNASAIVDTRTNSERATEDVPKAEGGQSISGSSTSTSLIEEVFRGHKPSIKNVYTRRDRKQKKSTEGSTLCANISSDSAHEGLQKPPIKTMYEGSDPKQKGSTGGQVASKELNKGINPGSSSHATRIATSTCNMLDSESLLEKEHEKEMKMAETAAKTVGAEGAQSIKGSSACMLRVTQTKGVDMAGTTPEGAWFDGKQPVSKMTTRLTQFYEEFNTYNEIYDSFVEMGLQENLLKGIYAYGLEKPSLVHQRGIVPLCKGLDVIQQSLSGTTVTLACGVLQRLDYGSTECQALVLVPTRDLAQETEKVIGALGQWLGVKAHACLGGTSVREHKQILSSSTQVIVATPSRALDMLRTRALCPDNVRMFVLDEADEILAGGLKNQIYDIIQLLPAKIQFAVFSATMSNEALELCRKCMNKPMKIIVPKDEELEGFSVKQFHVKAEDEELKFEKLCDLFDTMAVTQNIIFVNARRKVESLAEKISGRGYTVSASHGGMDQHARDVAVQDLRSGSSRVLVTTDLRGADALQVPVVINYDLPTQPVQYLRHVRRSGQPGGTGVAISFVARADERVLSDIQRFCSTQLAELPSDVADLL from the exons ATGGGATGTAATAGTCGAGAAAATAAGGCTGCGCCAGAGCAAAAAATAACTACTTTATCCAGTAAAAAGAAGTGCTTTGCTTGTAAAGAGACATCACACAATTTGGATCAATGCAGGATAAAAGACAAACTGGGTACTGCAGCCCAGCTATTTGGACATTCTACAAGGTTTCCATTCTACATGATTCAGCCTTCAAAGGAAGTTGTCGAAAATGAAAAGTTCTACTATCACTGCCTGCTGATCACATCTAATGCCTGTAACTTGGACCCGGCAGCAGTGAAAATTGAACTAAACAAGTTCTGGAAGCTGACTGATGATTGGTATATAAAGAGAGAAGGTAGACAGAATTTCGTAGCATCCTTCAACTCAGAGGATGACCTACTAAGCTGTTTAAATCCTCCCAATATAGAAACATTTCTGGATGAAAAGGAGGTGAATTTTACTGTAGCAAGGTGGGATGAAGGTGATGGGGAGAAACTTGACTTGATCAGAGAGTGGCTTTTGGTCTATGGGGTCCCAGGTGCATATAGAAACTGGAAGGAGCTATATCAAGTTGCATCTGCAGTTGGAGTTTTGCTTGAGGTGGATGAGGAAAGTTTGGAAAGCGGAGATAAGGAGCCTATTAGGTTGAGGATAGCATTGGGAAGTCTTGTTGGTGCTCCTTTCTCTTACCACTTTGTGTTTGGATGGTCATCTAGACTAGTCAAGTTCATGATTGAAGACAAAGCAAGAAGGATAGAAGGGCAATGGAAGGAAGTAGAAGAACGGAAGGTCAGCGTCATGAAGGAATATGCAGATATAAGAGAAGAAGGTATTGAGGTACCTCCAGAAACACCGAATAAAAGAATGGATTTAGAGGGCACTGGAATTGATTTCGCGGGCAATTATTCTTTGGATTTTGGAACTTGCTCACGCAAGGAATGTAAAGAACTGAAAACCACAGAACGAAATGGTAACATCATGAAGGAATATGCAGATATAAGAGAAGAAGGTATTGAGGTACCTGCAGAAACACTGAATGAAGGAATGGATTTGGAGGGCACTGAAGTAGATTTCGCAGGCAATTATTCTTTGGATTTCAGAAGTTGCTCAGGCAAGGAATGTAAAGAAGAACTGAAAACCACAGAAGGGAATGGTAGCGTCATGATGGAATATGCAGATATAAGAGAAGAAGGTATTGAGGTACCTGCAGAAACACTGAATGAAGGAATGGATTTAGAGGGCACTGGAGTAGATTTCACATGCAATTATTCTTTGGATTTCAGAAGTTGCTCAGGCAAGGAATGTAAAGAAGAACCGAAAATCACAGAAGGGAATGGTAGCGTCATGATGGAATATGCAGATATAAGAGAAGAGGGTATTGAGGTACCTCCAGAAACACTGAATAAAGGAATGGATTTAGAGGGCACTGGAGTAGATTTCGCAGGCAATTATTCTTTGGATTTCGGAAGTTGCCCAGGCAAGGAATGTAAAGAAGAACTGAAAACCACAGAACGGAATGGTAGTGTCATGAAGGAATATGCAGATATAAGAGAAGAAGGTATTGAGGTACCTCTAGAAACACTGAATAAAGGAATGGATTTAGAGGGCACTGGAGTAGATTTCGCAGGCAATTATTCTTTGGATTTTGGAAGTTGCTTAGGCAAGGAATGTAAAGAAGAACCGAAGACCACAGAAACAGGTACATTGCTGGAAGTAGCAAAGTTCATTCCAGAGTTAAGAGCTGATGAAGAGATCGAGGAAAACAGCATAAGTGCTATGGCAGCCACCACAACAAACTCGAAGAAAGCAGCAGAAGGGGGGCAATCCCCAAGTGAAAGCTCGGCAAGAGGTGATCATATGTCGGGTTTGGAAGATTGTTCTGACAAGAAACATCAAAAGAAACTGATGGCCTGCGACATGGCTACATTTCTGCAAGTGTCGAAGTTCACTGAAGAGTTTAAAACTGATGGAGAGATCAAAGAAAACAATGCAAGTGCTATAGTGGGCACCAGAACGAACTCTGAGGGAGCTACAGAAgacattccaaaagctatagaaGACATGGCTACGTTGCTGCAAGCGTCGAAGTTCACTGAAGAGTTAAGAACTGATAGAGAGATCAAAGAAAACAATGCAAGTGCTATACTGGGCACCAGAACGAACTCCGAGAGAGCTACAGAAGACATTACAAAAGCTACAGAAGACATGGCTACATCGCTGCAAGTGTCGAAGTTCACTGAAGAGTTAAGAACTAATGGAGAGATCAAAGAAAACAATGCAAGTGCTATAGTGGATACCAGAACGAACTCGGAGAGAGCTACAGAAGACGTTCCAAAAGCTGAAggtgggcaatccataagtggaaGTTCAACTTCGACAAGCTTGATTGAAGAGGTCTTCAGAG GTCACAAGCCATCTATAAAAAATGTGTACACAAGAAGAGATCGGAAGCAAAAAAAATCGACAGAAGGTTCCACTTTGTGTGCTAACATCAGTTCTGACAGTGCCCATGAAGGTTTACAGAAGCCACCTATAAAAACTATGTACGAGGGAAGTGATCCCAAGCAAAAAGGATCCACAGGGGGGCAAGTTGCTTCAAAGGAACTGAACAAAGGAATAAACCCAGGGAGCAGCAGTCACGCCACAAGGATTGCAACCTCAACATGCAATATGTTGGACTCAGAAAGTTTATTGGAAAAGGAACACGAGAAAGAAATGAAAATGGCAGAAACAGCAGCAAAGACTGTGGGAGCTGAAGGAGCACAATCTATCAAGGGAAGTTCAGCATGCATGCTTAGAGTAACTCAGACAAAAG GTGTTGACATGGCTGGAACGACACCAGAAGGAGCTTGGTTTGATGGAAAGCAGCCTGTTTCTAAGATGACTACGCG gctaacTCAATTTTACGAGGAGTTCAACACATACAATGAAATCTATGACAGTTTCGTTGAGATGGGTCTTCAAGAAAATCTGCTGAAAGGAATATATGCATATG GCCTGGAGAAGCCTTCTTTAGTCCATCAACGAGGAATTGTCCCATTGTGCAAGGGTCTGGATGTTATCCAGCAGTCACTGTCTGGAACAACTGTGACACTTGCCTGTGGAGTTCTCCAGCGACTCGATTATGGATCCACGGAATGCCAAGCTTTGGTTCTTGTGCCAACGCGTGACTTGGCACAGGAGACCGAGAAAGTTATTGGAGCACTTGGTCAGTGGCTAGGTGTCAAAGCTCATGCTTGTCTTGGAGGAACTAGTGTTCGTGAGCACAAGCAAATTTTGTCCAGCAGCACCCAGGTTATTGTCGCTACTCCTAGCCGCGCTCTGGACATGCTGAGAACACGAGCGCTCTGTCCAGATAACGTCAGAATGTTTGTCTTGGATGAAGCAGATGAAATACTCGCAGGAGGTTTGAAGAACCAG ATCTATGATATTATCCAGCTTCTCCCAGCCAAAATCCAGTTTGCTGTATTCTCTGCCACCATGTCCAATGAAGCTCTCGAACTTTGCCGGAAGTGCATGAATAAGCCTATGAAGATCATAGTGCCGAAAGATGAAGAATTGGAGGGTTTTAGTGTTAAGCAGTTCCATGTTAAAGCTGAGGATGAAGAGTTGAAGTTTGAAAAATTATGTGATCTTTTTGACACCATGGCGGTCACGCAAAACATCATCTTTGTCAACGCACGTCGGAAGGTTGAGTCACTGGCCGAAAAGATCAGTGGCAGGGGGTACACCGTCTCGGCAAGCCATGGTGGTATGGACCAGCACGCCAGAGATGTTGCCGTCCAGGATCTCCGGTCGGGATCATCTCGTGTCCTCGTCACCACCGACCTTCGTGGCGCCGACGCATTGCAGGTCCCTGTTGTCATCAACTATGATCTGCCAACACAACCAGTACAATACCTTCGTCATGTTCGACGAAGTGGACAGCCTGGAGGGACTGGTGTCGCTATCAGCTTCGTTGCTCGTGCTGATGAGCGTGTCCTGTCTGACATCCAAAGGTTCTGCAGTACTCAGTTGGCAGAGTTACCCTCCGACGTCGCTGACCTCTTGTGA
- the LOC109737814 gene encoding uncharacterized protein isoform X1, whose translation MQASISSPLPVAWYPALAVLTVAVGLMLTASFFIYEATVSTRSRSLAKELTTAAVASVFLGFGSLFVLLASGVFV comes from the exons ATGCAGGCGTCGATCTCGAGCCCGCTGCCGGTGGCCTGGTACCCCGCGCTGGCCGTCCTCACGGTCGCCGTCGGCCTCATGCTCACTGCCTCCTTCTTCAT TTATGAAGCGACTGTATCCACGCGCAGCCGAAGCTTAGCCAAGGAGCTCACCACCGCAGCTGTTGCTTCCGTTTTTCTG GGTTTTGGATCTCTTTTCGTTCTCCTCGCAAGTGGTGTTTTTGTCTGA
- the LOC109737814 gene encoding uncharacterized protein isoform X2, producing the protein MASISSPLPVAWYPALAVLTVAVGLMLTASFFIYEATVSTRSRSLAKELTTAAVASVFLGFGSLFVLLASGVFV; encoded by the exons ATG GCGTCGATCTCGAGCCCGCTGCCGGTGGCCTGGTACCCCGCGCTGGCCGTCCTCACGGTCGCCGTCGGCCTCATGCTCACTGCCTCCTTCTTCAT TTATGAAGCGACTGTATCCACGCGCAGCCGAAGCTTAGCCAAGGAGCTCACCACCGCAGCTGTTGCTTCCGTTTTTCTG GGTTTTGGATCTCTTTTCGTTCTCCTCGCAAGTGGTGTTTTTGTCTGA